The region GGGAGCTGCACTAGGAATGATTATTCCAATTGTGGGAATGACACCATTAAGTTCTATGGTTTTAACAGCTTTAATTGGGTTGACTGGTGTGCCAATGGCAGTTGGTGCAATGTGTTGTTTCGGGAATTCAATTTTAAATGGTATGTTATTTAAAAAAATGCGCTTTGGGGATGACACAACAGCCTTTGCTGTTGCAATAGAACCACTAACACAGATCGATATTATTAGTTCAAATCCAGTACCAATCTATGCAACTAACGCGATTGCCGGAGCGATTAATGGTATGATTATTACATACTTTGGTTTACAAATTCCTGTTACAGGGATGGCAACGCCATGGGCTGGTTTATTAGTAACATTAGGAAACAATCCATTAGTTCCAACCTTAACAGCAGTAGCTTTAGTATTTATTAATAGTTTGATTTTTGGTTACTTAGGTTACCTAGTCTTCAAAAATTATAAGATCGTGACAATGGATGAGATTAGAAACACAGCAGCAGTTTAATTTGATAAAAAAATAGGAGGAATATACCATGAATAACCAAGAAAAAAAAGAAAAAAAAGTTATTAATTTTAAGAGCTGTTTTGATGTTATCGGACCAGTCATGATTGGTCCTTCTAGTTCACATACAGCCGGAGCAATCTCCATTGGGATTGTGGCAAACAAATTATTCCAAACACAACCTAAAAAAGTCATCGTAAAATATTACGAGTCTTTTGCTGAAACACATAAAGGCCATGGGACAGACTATGCGATTGTTAGTGGTATCTTAGGGTTTGCTACTGATGATTCACGTGTGCCAAACGCTTTAGAAATTGCTAAAGAAGCAGGTATTGATGTTGAGTTTATCGAAATGGAAGGTGATAGTCCAGTTAATCATGCCAATACGGCGTGTGTCAATTTAAAAGATGGTGATCGCGAAATTCATGTGACAGGTATCTCTGTTGGTGGTGGAACTATTGAAGTGAAATATATTGAATTAGACGGTTTTGTCATTGAACCTCAAGGAACATTGCCAATCTTAATTACTATTACTGAAGATGAAACAGTTAAATCACGTTTAGAAGCTAAATTAAAAGAAAATAATATTCAGGTCAATACGATTACGCGCTATCAAAATGGTAACAAATTCTTATTCCAACTTGATTTGAACTCACAACCATCCAAAGTTTTACGAGAAGAATTACTTAATTTAGATAGTGACTCAAAAATTATCTTACTATAATAAATAGAATAGGAGCTGACGAGTGATGTATTTTTCAATTGAAGAGTTTATATCAGAAGCAGAAAAAACAGGTAAATCCTTATCGGATTTAATGATTGAGCAAGAGATGAAACAAACACAAATGAGTTTTGAAGAAGTTTGGGAAATCATGGATTACAATTTAAAAACGATGGAAGAAGCTGTTAAGCGTTCTAGTGAAGGAGATGGTGTCTTTTCACCAACTGGTTTAACCGGTGGAGATGCGGTTAAATTGAAAAACTATCGTGCTAAGAAGAGAACGCTATCTGGGGACGATATGTTAAAAGGCGTTCAAAGTGCTCTAGGAACTAATGAAGTGAATGCGGCAATGGGTGTGATCTGTGCAACCCCTACAGCAGGTGCTAGTGGGACGCTTCCAGGTGTTTTATTTACAATTAAAGATACTCTTGAGCTAACAAGAGAACAAATGATTCGTTTCTTATTTACTTCTGGTTTATTCGGTATGGTCGTTGCTAATAATGCCATGATTGCAGGCGCCATGGGCGGTTGTCAAGCTGAAGTGGGGAGTGCCTCAGCGATGGCCGCTGCCTCAGCTGTTGAGGCGGCTGGCGGTACACCTAGACAGTCTTCTGAAGCGTTTGGTATGGCTTTAGGAAACTTGCTAGGATTAGTTTGTGATCCAGTAGCTGGGTTAGTAGAAATTCCTTGTGTGAAACGTAATGCCATTGGTGCCGGAAATGCGTTAATTGCTGCTGATATGGCATTAGCTGGTATTGATAACAAGATTCCTGCTGATGAAGTTGTAGAAGCGATGCGTAAAGTGGGGATTAACTTACCTCGTGAACTTCGTGAAACAGGTTTAGGTGGGATTGCCGGAACTCCGGAAGGGAAAGCAATGAAGCAACGTATCTTCGGAGATTAGACATTAATAACAACGAAGTTTTTAATGTTAAATAAAAAACACTTGAGTGTGGTTGTAAAACCCACCCAAGTGTTTTTTTATAAATTTAACCCCGTCGTCTTTCTAATTAATCAAGGAAAGGCGACGGGGTATTATATTTATTTAATGACGTCCTGCTTAAGCTTTGATCACTGTTTCGCCACCCATGTATGGACGAAGTGCTTCTGGAATGGTTACTGTGCCATCTTCATTTTGATAATTTTCAAGGATAGCGGCAACCGTACGTCCTACAGCTAATCCTGAACCATTTAGAGTATGTGCTAATTTAACTTTACCGTCTTGGTCACGGTAACGGATTTTTGCACGTCTTGCTTGGAAGTCAGTACAGTTTGAACATGAGCTGATTTCACGGTAAGTATTTTGAGCTGGCATCCAAACTTCAATATCATATGTTTTAGCTGCTGAGAAGCCCATATCACCTGTACATAGAGTGATAGTTCGGTAAGGTAGGTTCAAACGTTTTAAAATATCTTCTCCATCAAGGGTTAATTTTTCTAACTCATCATAAGAAGTATCTTCTGTCGCAAATTTAACCATTTCAACTTTGTGGAATTGGTGCAAACGAATTAATCCACGTGTGTCGCGACCAGCGCTTCCAGCTTCTGAACGGAAGCAAGGGCTTAGAGCTGTAAAGTAGATTGGTAACTCCGCTTCTTTTAAGATTTCGTTAGCATAGTAGTTAGTTAACGGTACTTCTGATGTTGGGATTAGCGTGTAATCTGAATCAGCTAATTGGAAAACATCTTCTTTGAATTTAGGGAATTGTCCCGTTCCGAACATTGATTGACTATTTACCATATAAGGTGTCAGCATTTCTTGGTAACCATGTTCATGGATGTGAGTATCTAACATAAAGTTATAAATAGCACGTTCCAATCTAGCACCAAGTTTTTTATAGTAAAGGAAGCGGCTACCAGTTACTTTAGCCCCTCGTTCAAAGTCTAAAATATCCAAAGCTTCTCCAATTTCCCAATGTGCTTTTGGTTCAAAATCAAAAGCAGTTGGTTCCATCCAGCGTCGTACTTCAACGTTGTCCTCTTCATCATCACCAAATGGTACTGTTTCATGAGGCAAGTTAGGTAGTGATACCATTAAGTCATCTAATTGTGTTTCGACCTCGTTTAATGCTTTTTCTAAGTCTTTAAGGGTTTCATTAATTTCTTTTGTTTTAGTAATGTTTTCAGTAATATCTTTATTTTCACGTTTTAATACAGCAGTTTCTTCTGAGAGAAGGTTACGTTGTTTCTTTTTCTCTTCAACTTGAGGAATTAAGTCGCGTCTTGTTTGATCTAGTTCTAAGAAATTTTCTAGACTTGATTTATCCACGCCTCGATTTTCTAGTAAGTTTGCTACGTCGTCAAAATTATTTCTCATTTTTTTAATATCTAACATAAGATGCCCATTCCTTTCATTCTTGTTTTTTATAATAAAAAAAACTCATCCACCCCAATAGAACACTGTTCTATTGGGGCGAATGAGTATCTCTATCTACATAATTCGCGGTACCACCCAGATTCAATGTGTCATAGTAAACAAACACACTGCACTTAATAAACTGTTTAACGCTAGTCAAGCGGAATAAATCATCTCTATTCTCTTTATCAGGGGTGGAATTCATCTCATTATTTTACTGATTTTCACTAGCCATCAGCTCTCTGAAAAAATAATAAAACTACTAGTCCCTAAGGAGTTTTTGTTATTTAATTTTTGTTCTTGACTGTATAGTACAACAGATAATTAAACATGTCAACTAATCTTAGTAAACGTTTTTATTAGTCATTTGTTTTTTTAAAGCCTAATATAGTAGAAATGATGTGACGCATTCAATTTTTTGATTTTAACGAACGTTTTAAAAACCGAGGAGCTTTTTTGAAAGGAATTTGGTATAATTAATTATTATAACCTTGATTAGGAGTGTAAAAATGAAAGATTCGATAATTTTTTCTTATTATAAACAATTAGTTCCTTTTATCCATGACATCCTCGGTGAGGACAGTGAAATTTTATTACATGATATTAGTTCGCCAGACAGTTCAATTGTGGCACTGTCAGGAAATTTAAGTAATCGTAAAATTGGTGGTCCTTTAACAGACATGGCATTAAAACAAATTAAGGATAAGCAATACCTAACAAGTAATTACAGTACTAACTATAAGTCGTACACGACGGATGGAAAACTTTGTCGATCTTCTAGTTATTTTATTAAAGATGAAAATGATACTTTTGTTGGGATGTTATGTATTAATGTTTTAGTCTCTAATCTAGTTGAAATGCGTGATACGTTGGACAAAATGATTAAGTTAGACAGTGTGATGGCAGTTAAACCGGAAGAAACGGAAGAACATGAAAAACTAGGCCAAAGTATCGAAGAATTAATGACATCCTTAATTGATAGTGTCTTAGATAGGTATGATGAAGAACATATTACGGAGTTGAAAATATCAGAAAAAGAAGCGATTATTACTGAATTAAGTGATAAGGGCGTCTTTTTATTAAAAGGTGGCGTAGCAGGGGTAGCTAAACGATTAGAGATGTCTGAACCAAGTGTTTACCGTTATATGTCTAAAGTAAAATAAGAAATTATTATTATTTTATTTATTGGTAAGTAAGTCAAGTAAAAATAAATATGTATAAAAAAACAGGGTTATTGGATTAGAATAAGTTATTTTAGAAAAATAGTAGGTATTAAGGCTTTTTTTAAAATAAAAGATAAAATGGAAGATTAATACTTGGTTATAGGCTCGATAGTCATGTGTGCAGATCACACCTTTGTTATTTTTTATCTAGAAGAATTAGATAGAAAGATGAGTAAAAATTTTTAAGAGCTGAGAGGAAGTACAATGAAAAATATAAAATTAACCATTGAATATGATGGTAAGC is a window of Vagococcus intermedius DNA encoding:
- the sdaAB gene encoding L-serine ammonia-lyase, iron-sulfur-dependent subunit beta — translated: MNNQEKKEKKVINFKSCFDVIGPVMIGPSSSHTAGAISIGIVANKLFQTQPKKVIVKYYESFAETHKGHGTDYAIVSGILGFATDDSRVPNALEIAKEAGIDVEFIEMEGDSPVNHANTACVNLKDGDREIHVTGISVGGGTIEVKYIELDGFVIEPQGTLPILITITEDETVKSRLEAKLKENNIQVNTITRYQNGNKFLFQLDLNSQPSKVLREELLNLDSDSKIILL
- the serS gene encoding serine--tRNA ligase, coding for MLDIKKMRNNFDDVANLLENRGVDKSSLENFLELDQTRRDLIPQVEEKKKQRNLLSEETAVLKRENKDITENITKTKEINETLKDLEKALNEVETQLDDLMVSLPNLPHETVPFGDDEEDNVEVRRWMEPTAFDFEPKAHWEIGEALDILDFERGAKVTGSRFLYYKKLGARLERAIYNFMLDTHIHEHGYQEMLTPYMVNSQSMFGTGQFPKFKEDVFQLADSDYTLIPTSEVPLTNYYANEILKEAELPIYFTALSPCFRSEAGSAGRDTRGLIRLHQFHKVEMVKFATEDTSYDELEKLTLDGEDILKRLNLPYRTITLCTGDMGFSAAKTYDIEVWMPAQNTYREISSCSNCTDFQARRAKIRYRDQDGKVKLAHTLNGSGLAVGRTVAAILENYQNEDGTVTIPEALRPYMGGETVIKA
- the sdaAA gene encoding L-serine ammonia-lyase, iron-sulfur-dependent, subunit alpha, giving the protein MYFSIEEFISEAEKTGKSLSDLMIEQEMKQTQMSFEEVWEIMDYNLKTMEEAVKRSSEGDGVFSPTGLTGGDAVKLKNYRAKKRTLSGDDMLKGVQSALGTNEVNAAMGVICATPTAGASGTLPGVLFTIKDTLELTREQMIRFLFTSGLFGMVVANNAMIAGAMGGCQAEVGSASAMAAASAVEAAGGTPRQSSEAFGMALGNLLGLVCDPVAGLVEIPCVKRNAIGAGNALIAADMALAGIDNKIPADEVVEAMRKVGINLPRELRETGLGGIAGTPEGKAMKQRIFGD
- a CDS encoding helix-turn-helix transcriptional regulator, which encodes MKDSIIFSYYKQLVPFIHDILGEDSEILLHDISSPDSSIVALSGNLSNRKIGGPLTDMALKQIKDKQYLTSNYSTNYKSYTTDGKLCRSSSYFIKDENDTFVGMLCINVLVSNLVEMRDTLDKMIKLDSVMAVKPEETEEHEKLGQSIEELMTSLIDSVLDRYDEEHITELKISEKEAIITELSDKGVFLLKGGVAGVAKRLEMSEPSVYRYMSKVK